A single window of Aedes aegypti strain LVP_AGWG unplaced genomic scaffold, AaegL5.0 Primary Assembly AGWG_AaegL5_hic_scaff_150_PBJ_arrow, whole genome shotgun sequence DNA harbors:
- the LOC5576495 gene encoding lipase 1 produces MFCRKKKNCLGGCLVLLVVGVAMASSATPPSKTLTNAARYGLAAHRHHVITHDGYRLALYRIRSHAHARGIVLLQHGIRQSSADWLMIDRNLPMQLLEAGFEVWLGNSRASPETVHIKHLRNSTEFWDFSFNEIGYLDLPAMIDTVLTVARRSSLQLVGFSEGSTASLILLSERVSYNAKVASLNVIAPATFMINSLIKQFAYIYETFRDSFPVSLQELVTGSEKPLINSAKQLEHFHQLLVTGRFRHFDYGEWDNVKYYGVERPPPYSLWRITTPVTVHYGTADGIVPPDDVRNLAMQLHKSTKVRIVQHDRFDHRDFMMQPDAAVRVYPRVVYAIVESSH; encoded by the exons atgttttgtcggaagaagaagaactgcctCGGTGGCTGTTTGGTGTTGCTCGTGGTGGGGGTGGCCATGGCCTCATCCGCTACACCACCCAGTAAAACC TTGACCAATGCAGCACGGTACGGATTGGCAGCTCACAGACATCATGTCATCACCCACGATGGATACCGTCTGGCCTTGTACCGAATTCGATCGCATGCTCACGCCCGAGGAATAGTTCTGCTCCAGCACGGCATTCGTCAATCGTCCGCTGATTGGTTGATGATCGATCGAAACCTTCCGATGCAGCTATTGGAGGCTGGATTCGAAGTATGGCTAGGGAACTCCCGAGCATCACCGGAAACGGTCCACATAAAGCATCTGAGGAACTCCACGGAATTCTGGGACTTCAGCTTTAACGAAATAGGATACCTCGACTTGCCGGCCATGATCGACACCGTGTTGACGGTTGCCCGTAGGAGTTCGCTTCAATTGGTTGGCTTCTCGGAAGGATCTACGGCCTCGTTGATCTTGCTTTCGGAACGGGTTTCGTACAACGCCAAGGTCGCCTCGTTGAATGTGATAGCTCCGGCTACGTTCATGATTAACAGTTTGATAAAGCAGTTCGCCTACATTTACGAAACATTCCGCGACAGCTTCCCAGTGAGCCTTCAGGAGCTGGTGACCGGCAGTGAGAAACCGTTGATCAATTCGGCGAAGCAGTTAGAGCATTTCCATCAGCTGCTGGTGACCGGCCGCTTCCGACACTTCGACTACGGCGAGTGGGACAATGTGAAGTATTACGGAGTGGAAAGGCCACCTCCGTATTCTCTGTGGAGGATCACGACTCCGGTAACGGTACACTATGGGACTGCTGATGGGATCGTGCCTCCGGACGATGTTCGCAATTTGGCCATGCAGCTGCACAAGAGCACCAAGGTTCGCATTGTTCAGCACGATCGATTCGACCATCGGGACTTCATGATGCAACCGGATGCTGCCGTTCGGGTGTATCCTCGGGTGGTTTATGCTATTGTGGAGTCGTCGCATTGA